A genomic segment from Paenibacillus sp. FSL K6-1096 encodes:
- a CDS encoding peptidoglycan-binding protein LysM, with translation MAEKAKIIPLDMPVGAIEVMFNPNEYTVSYEGKYTGEKNNKQFQITETPEFKVSLFYDTYEQRKDVRKKTRQLTSLLDPKVSGKSTKRPPVCMFVWGGFTYRGLLSKIEQKFTMFMDNGTPVRSLLDVTFITDEPDKTVEDSQGLNACRKLWVVKSGDRLDLIASEALKEPLAWRRIAELNRIVNPVGFPGTNDIGRTLVIPD, from the coding sequence ATGGCGGAGAAAGCGAAGATTATTCCTCTGGATATGCCCGTCGGTGCGATTGAGGTGATGTTCAACCCCAATGAGTACACCGTATCCTACGAAGGCAAATATACGGGGGAGAAGAACAACAAGCAGTTTCAGATTACGGAGACACCGGAGTTCAAGGTCTCCTTATTCTACGATACTTATGAGCAGCGGAAGGATGTACGCAAGAAGACGAGGCAGTTAACCTCGCTGCTGGACCCCAAGGTCAGCGGCAAAAGCACGAAGCGGCCGCCGGTCTGCATGTTCGTCTGGGGCGGGTTCACCTACCGCGGCCTGCTTAGCAAGATCGAGCAGAAGTTCACGATGTTCATGGATAACGGCACGCCGGTCCGTTCGCTGCTTGATGTTACCTTCATCACGGATGAGCCGGACAAGACGGTTGAAGACAGCCAGGGCCTGAATGCCTGCCGGAAGCTGTGGGTGGTCAAGAGCGGTGACCGGCTGGACCTTATTGCCAGTGAGGCGCTGAAGGAGCCGCTGGCCTGGCGCAGGATCGCCGAGCTGAACCGGATTGTTAATCCGGTCGGCTTTCCTGGAACGAATGATATCGGGAGAACCCTGGTGATCCCGGATTAA